A genomic region of Sideroxydans sp. CL21 contains the following coding sequences:
- a CDS encoding LPP20 family lipoprotein: protein MKLSTFAVFAVTLFFLSGCASQPTVPDWVSGESAKYKSDQYLIGRGSADTQEEAKDRARADVAKVFQVAVVANTDDTQRSKSDASGAVQFEEQASRHISTSTDQIISGIQIADMWKNPANGNVHVLAVLPRLQTATSLRQQIGGLDDATRNYIEQSRREDDLFVKIAAANHALETQLEREGLQKNLQVVDITGRGIEPQWNSDKLKADLGDLLKRVSIAPRAAAGSPAGLEEIVAGALARAGFMPDTGDHPAYVLQARMNLNDLGLIDGWYWQRGNLVITLTETANNRVRGTKQWSIKGNAQNAAEAVQRAMDQADAIMKRELGDAIVSMATARQE from the coding sequence ATGAAACTCTCTACCTTTGCCGTATTTGCCGTGACCCTCTTTTTTCTTTCCGGATGTGCCAGCCAGCCAACCGTACCCGACTGGGTATCCGGTGAAAGCGCCAAGTACAAGAGTGACCAATACCTGATCGGACGCGGTAGCGCCGACACCCAAGAGGAAGCGAAGGATCGTGCCCGCGCCGATGTAGCCAAGGTATTTCAGGTTGCTGTAGTCGCAAATACTGACGACACACAGCGCTCAAAATCGGATGCCTCCGGCGCAGTGCAGTTCGAGGAACAAGCCTCGCGCCACATCAGCACGAGCACCGACCAAATCATCAGCGGCATCCAGATCGCGGATATGTGGAAAAACCCGGCCAACGGCAACGTCCATGTGCTGGCTGTCCTGCCGCGCCTGCAGACGGCAACCAGCCTGCGCCAGCAAATCGGTGGTCTCGACGATGCAACCCGTAACTACATCGAGCAATCGCGCAGGGAAGATGACCTGTTCGTGAAAATCGCAGCTGCCAACCATGCGCTGGAAACGCAACTGGAACGCGAAGGGTTGCAAAAGAACCTGCAAGTCGTGGATATCACCGGACGCGGAATTGAACCGCAGTGGAACAGCGACAAGCTCAAGGCCGACTTGGGAGATTTACTGAAACGAGTCAGCATTGCCCCGCGTGCGGCTGCCGGTTCGCCCGCAGGATTGGAGGAAATCGTCGCCGGGGCGTTGGCAAGAGCCGGTTTCATGCCTGATACCGGCGATCATCCCGCCTACGTGCTGCAAGCCCGCATGAATCTGAACGATCTGGGATTAATAGACGGTTGGTACTGGCAACGCGGCAATCTGGTAATCACCCTGACCGAAACAGCCAATAACCGGGTACGCGGAACCAAACAATGGAGTATCAAAGGCAACGCCCAGAATGCGGCCGAAGCTGTCCAGCGCGCCATGGATCAGGCCGACGCCATCATGAAACGCGAGCTGGGTGATGCAATCGTCAGTATGGCGACTGCCCGCCAGGAATAG
- a CDS encoding penicillin-binding protein activator LpoB — protein sequence MSRSMFSTKSAVAVLFLALFAGGCSTEVQRVDANKAIDLSGAWNDTDSQLVAEEMMKDVLNRVWIDDFNREHKRQPSVIVGEVRNLSNEHINVNTFVSEVERNLINSGRVQFVASSTERQEIRDERKDQDLNASEATRKAMGQEKGADFMLKGTINTIIDASGKTQLRYYQVDLNLISLADNRLVWMGQKKIKKLVERSTLTF from the coding sequence ATGAGCCGGTCCATGTTTTCGACAAAATCAGCTGTTGCAGTGTTGTTTCTGGCATTGTTTGCGGGCGGCTGCTCGACAGAAGTGCAACGGGTGGATGCAAACAAGGCGATCGACCTGAGCGGCGCATGGAATGACACGGACTCCCAGTTGGTGGCGGAAGAAATGATGAAAGACGTGCTGAACCGCGTCTGGATCGACGACTTCAACCGTGAGCACAAGCGGCAGCCATCGGTGATCGTGGGCGAAGTTCGCAACCTGAGCAACGAGCACATCAACGTCAACACTTTCGTCTCGGAAGTAGAGCGCAACCTGATCAATTCGGGAAGGGTGCAGTTTGTCGCATCGTCCACCGAACGGCAGGAAATCCGCGATGAGCGCAAAGACCAGGACCTGAATGCCAGCGAGGCCACGCGCAAGGCGATGGGCCAGGAGAAAGGCGCCGACTTCATGTTGAAAGGCACCATCAACACCATCATCGATGCCTCCGGCAAGACTCAGCTGCGATACTACCAGGTGGACCTGAACCTGATCAGCCTGGCAGACAACCGCCTGGTATGGATGGGACAGAAAAAAATCAAGAAACTGGTGGAGCGCAGCACGCTGACCTTCTAG
- a CDS encoding DEAD/DEAH box helicase, whose amino-acid sequence MSFASLGLSEELVRAVTERGYTEPTPIQAQAIPVILKGGDLMGGAQTGTGKTAGFTLPLLQRLMDKPVTGKAHIRALVLTPTRELAAQVEESVRLYGKHLPLKSMMMFGGVNINPQIKQLHGRVDILVATPGRLLDHLQQKTVDLSHVEILVLDEADRMLDMGFIRDIKRVLAVLPKQRQNLLFSATFSDEIKLLADGLLNNPVLIEVARRNATAELIEQRVYPVDREKKRVLLTHLIKEHNWFQVLVFTRTKHGANNLADHLNKEGIPALAIHGNKSQAARTRALAEFKTAKLQVLVATDIAARGIDISELPHVVNYELPNVPEDYVHRIGRTGRAGSNGEASSLVCIDEHKLLHDIERLIKREITVVQVPGFEPDPRIKAEPILNGQNRGNGQNRGQGGRGQGQGRSQSAPRAGGGQARAATGQARTGGGPRSSASGKPAGGAGRGAAVPAAAQHRSGGRGR is encoded by the coding sequence ATGTCATTTGCATCTCTCGGCTTGTCCGAAGAACTCGTTCGCGCCGTCACCGAGCGCGGTTATACCGAACCTACGCCCATTCAGGCGCAAGCTATCCCCGTCATTTTGAAAGGTGGCGACCTGATGGGCGGCGCCCAGACCGGCACGGGCAAGACCGCCGGCTTCACGCTGCCGCTGCTGCAACGTCTTATGGATAAACCTGTCACAGGCAAGGCTCATATCCGCGCGTTGGTACTTACTCCGACACGCGAGCTTGCGGCACAAGTGGAAGAAAGCGTGCGCCTGTACGGCAAGCATCTTCCGCTCAAGTCCATGATGATGTTCGGTGGTGTGAACATCAATCCGCAGATCAAACAATTGCATGGCCGCGTGGATATTCTGGTGGCAACACCGGGGCGTTTGCTCGATCATCTGCAGCAAAAGACAGTTGACTTGTCACATGTCGAGATACTGGTGCTGGACGAAGCCGATCGCATGCTGGACATGGGCTTCATCCGCGACATCAAGCGCGTTCTAGCCGTGCTGCCCAAGCAGCGCCAAAACCTGCTGTTCTCCGCCACCTTCTCCGACGAGATCAAGCTGCTGGCCGATGGCCTGCTCAATAACCCCGTGCTGATCGAAGTGGCACGCCGCAATGCGACTGCCGAACTGATCGAGCAGCGCGTGTATCCGGTCGATCGCGAAAAGAAACGCGTGCTGCTTACGCATCTCATCAAAGAGCACAACTGGTTCCAGGTACTGGTGTTCACGCGCACCAAGCACGGCGCGAACAACCTGGCGGATCATTTGAACAAGGAAGGCATCCCGGCGCTGGCGATTCACGGCAACAAGAGCCAGGCGGCGCGTACCCGCGCGCTGGCCGAGTTCAAGACCGCGAAGCTGCAAGTGCTGGTGGCGACCGACATCGCGGCGCGAGGCATCGATATCAGCGAACTGCCGCATGTGGTGAATTACGAACTGCCGAATGTACCGGAAGATTACGTGCACCGCATCGGTCGCACCGGGCGTGCGGGCAGCAACGGTGAAGCGAGTTCGCTGGTATGCATCGACGAACACAAATTGCTGCATGACATCGAACGCCTCATCAAGCGCGAGATTACCGTAGTGCAAGTGCCCGGTTTCGAACCGGATCCGCGCATCAAGGCCGAGCCGATCCTGAATGGACAAAACCGCGGGAATGGCCAGAATCGCGGCCAGGGCGGACGCGGACAGGGACAAGGTCGCAGTCAATCCGCACCGAGGGCGGGCGGCGGACAGGCTCGTGCGGCAACTGGACAAGCTCGCACTGGCGGTGGGCCGCGCAGTAGCGCATCCGGCAAACCGGCAGGTGGAGCAGGTCGCGGTGCTGCGGTGCCCGCTGCAGCGCAACACCGCTCCGGCGGGCGTGGTCGTTGA
- a CDS encoding DUF1415 domain-containing protein, whose product MSTPITNEEAIAATKLWVERAVIGLNLCPFAKGVQVKDQIHYVVSAAQTPEELLADVLHEFEVLAESSPEAIDTTLLIHPHVLGDFLDYNDFLAVVDAALEDVDLAGELQVASMHPQYQFADTELDDITNYTNRSPYPTLHILREDSIDKAVAAFPEAEQIFEKNIETMSKLGHEGWNALGLAEVQRDKK is encoded by the coding sequence ATGAGCACTCCAATCACCAATGAAGAGGCCATCGCCGCCACCAAACTGTGGGTAGAACGTGCGGTGATCGGTCTTAACCTGTGTCCGTTCGCCAAGGGCGTGCAGGTCAAGGATCAAATTCACTACGTGGTGAGTGCAGCGCAGACGCCAGAGGAGTTGCTGGCCGATGTTCTGCATGAATTCGAAGTGTTGGCTGAGTCCAGCCCCGAAGCAATAGATACCACCCTGCTGATCCATCCGCATGTGCTGGGCGACTTTCTCGACTACAACGATTTTCTGGCCGTGGTCGATGCGGCGCTGGAGGATGTCGATCTGGCGGGTGAACTGCAGGTGGCCAGCATGCACCCGCAATACCAGTTCGCCGACACCGAACTGGACGACATCACCAACTATACCAACCGCTCGCCATACCCGACTTTGCACATATTGCGCGAAGACAGCATTGACAAAGCGGTGGCCGCATTTCCCGAAGCCGAACAGATATTCGAAAAGAATATCGAAACCATGAGCAAATTGGGGCATGAAGGCTGGAATGCGTTGGGGCTGGCGGAAGTGCAGCGGGACAAAAAGTAA
- a CDS encoding serine/threonine protein kinase, which yields MDTNNDHSFSSLTPDCVLNALESVGLRCDGRLLALNSYENRVYQVGIEDSAPLVAKFYRPARWTDAAILEEHAFVQELAEREIPVVPALVIDGKTLLPFGGFRFSIFPKHGGRAPELEDRDTLEWLGRFLGRIHAVGAISNYRHRPELNIETFGTEPRDFLLTNGFIPADIDAAYRSVSQQALDGVRQCFDRAGELKSLRLHGDCHAGNVLWTDDGPHFVDFDDSRMGPAVQDLWMLLSGEREDRVRQMGDVLAGYEDFYEFDARELHLIEALRTLRLIHYSAWLARRWDDAAFKQAFPWFNTQIYWQNRILELREQISLMDEPPLWQN from the coding sequence ATGGATACGAATAACGATCACTCCTTTTCTTCACTCACTCCGGACTGCGTGCTGAACGCGCTGGAGAGCGTTGGACTGCGCTGCGACGGGCGTCTGCTTGCGCTCAACAGCTACGAGAATCGCGTGTACCAGGTGGGCATCGAAGACAGTGCGCCGCTGGTGGCCAAATTCTACCGTCCCGCACGCTGGACAGATGCAGCCATCCTGGAAGAGCACGCTTTTGTACAAGAGCTGGCCGAGCGCGAGATACCTGTCGTGCCGGCCCTCGTGATCGACGGCAAGACATTGCTTCCCTTCGGGGGATTCCGTTTCTCGATTTTTCCCAAACATGGTGGTCGAGCCCCCGAACTTGAAGACCGCGACACGCTGGAATGGCTGGGCCGTTTCCTCGGGCGTATCCATGCTGTCGGCGCAATCAGCAATTACCGGCATCGCCCTGAGCTCAACATCGAAACATTCGGCACCGAACCGCGTGATTTTTTGCTGACGAACGGATTCATCCCCGCAGACATCGACGCGGCCTACCGCAGCGTGTCACAACAGGCGCTGGATGGCGTGCGTCAATGCTTCGATCGTGCGGGAGAACTGAAAAGTTTGAGACTGCATGGCGATTGCCATGCCGGCAATGTGCTGTGGACGGACGACGGCCCCCACTTTGTGGACTTCGACGACAGCCGCATGGGCCCGGCGGTGCAGGACTTGTGGATGCTGCTTTCCGGCGAGCGCGAGGACCGAGTGCGGCAGATGGGCGATGTGCTTGCAGGCTACGAAGACTTTTACGAATTCGATGCGCGCGAATTGCACCTCATCGAAGCCCTGCGTACCCTGCGCCTTATCCATTACTCCGCATGGCTCGCACGGCGCTGGGACGATGCCGCCTTCAAGCAGGCATTTCCCTGGTTCAACACGCAGATATATTGGCAAAATCGCATCCTGGAATTGCGCGAACAGATTTCGCTCATGGATGAGCCACCGCTGTGGCAAAACTGA
- a CDS encoding YchJ family metal-binding protein: MAKLTNPCPCGSNRNFSDCCARYLERNEPAPTAEALMRSRYTAYTLLREDYLLATWHSSTRPSALGLAEEVPTQWIGLQVKRHEQPDAEHARVEFVARYKINGRAHRLHEVSRFVLENGKWLYVDGKIE; this comes from the coding sequence GTGGCAAAACTGACTAATCCCTGTCCCTGCGGCAGCAACAGGAATTTTTCGGATTGCTGCGCCCGCTACCTGGAAAGAAACGAACCGGCACCGACTGCCGAAGCGCTGATGCGCTCACGCTACACCGCTTACACGCTGTTGCGTGAAGACTACCTGCTGGCGACCTGGCATTCTTCCACCCGCCCGTCTGCATTGGGTCTGGCAGAAGAAGTGCCCACCCAATGGATCGGCCTGCAAGTCAAACGCCATGAGCAACCGGATGCGGAACACGCCAGGGTCGAATTCGTTGCGCGCTACAAAATAAATGGGCGCGCGCACCGGTTGCATGAAGTCAGCCGCTTCGTGCTCGAAAACGGGAAATGGTTATACGTGGATGGGAAGATTGAATGA
- a CDS encoding CDGSH iron-sulfur domain-containing protein, with product MSEKKPHIAQKSPFAVAVEAGKSYWCCTCGKSAGQPFCDGSHKGSEFTPKEYKAEKSETVYFCGCKHSGNGMTCDGTHQKL from the coding sequence ATGTCCGAAAAGAAACCCCATATCGCCCAGAAATCCCCCTTCGCCGTCGCGGTTGAAGCCGGCAAGAGCTACTGGTGCTGCACTTGCGGCAAAAGCGCCGGACAACCTTTTTGCGATGGCAGCCACAAAGGCAGCGAATTCACTCCAAAGGAATACAAGGCCGAGAAATCGGAAACTGTCTATTTCTGCGGCTGCAAGCACAGCGGCAACGGCATGACTTGCGACGGCACCCACCAGAAGCTGTAA
- a CDS encoding dihydrofolate reductase family protein produces the protein MRKIVSFVHVSLDGFVASTDEGMASLGWISLSDDLFEYVEHRIQQADTALYGRNTYQMMESYWPTAADKPNPTRHDIEHSRWYKNAGKIVLSKTLQEKNHVNTKIISSNLSDELNKLKQGAGSEILMFGSPTATHALMAENLIDEYWLFINPILLGQGIPLFKNIKDRTALTLVKSKIFASGVVCLHYKLNRDQ, from the coding sequence ATGAGAAAAATCGTTTCGTTTGTACATGTGTCACTGGATGGTTTTGTAGCCTCGACCGATGAGGGCATGGCTAGTCTCGGCTGGATAAGTCTTAGTGACGATCTATTTGAATATGTGGAGCACAGGATTCAGCAGGCCGACACTGCATTGTACGGACGCAATACTTACCAGATGATGGAATCGTATTGGCCCACTGCGGCAGATAAACCCAATCCCACTCGACACGATATTGAACATTCGCGCTGGTATAAAAATGCCGGAAAAATCGTATTATCGAAAACGCTGCAAGAAAAAAATCACGTCAATACAAAAATCATCAGCAGTAATTTAAGCGACGAACTCAACAAGCTGAAGCAAGGTGCGGGTAGCGAAATCCTGATGTTTGGCAGTCCCACCGCCACCCACGCGCTGATGGCGGAAAACCTCATCGACGAGTATTGGCTGTTCATCAATCCGATTTTGCTGGGGCAAGGTATTCCCTTATTCAAAAACATCAAGGACAGAACCGCACTCACGCTGGTAAAAAGTAAAATTTTTGCGTCGGGCGTGGTATGTCTGCATTACAAATTAAACCGTGATCAATAA
- a CDS encoding SRPBCC domain-containing protein: MDATVNTAAIQEEFVISRNFNAPCRQVWLAWTEREQLMQWFGPQGCTLSHAALDLRVGGTFHYAMRMPDGHEMWGKWTFREIAAPSRLVLISSFSDAKGGITRHPLSADWPLEMLSTTTFEAQGDKTRLTIRWSPWNATEQERATFNAALNSMEQGWGGTFAQLDAYLEKQRTNTADREIVISRVFDAPRELVWEAMTKPEHVVHWWGPNGFTNTLEKMDLRVGGVWKHIMHGPDGTDYPNNSVFTAIVEPERIELCNGGTYKGDPNANFDATWTFEVLDGQTKVTIHLVFPTAEARNMVVEKYGAIEGGHQTLARLAGYLSKV, translated from the coding sequence ATGGACGCAACCGTGAATACCGCTGCAATCCAGGAAGAATTCGTCATCTCGCGTAACTTCAATGCCCCCTGCAGGCAAGTATGGTTGGCCTGGACGGAACGCGAGCAACTGATGCAGTGGTTCGGACCGCAGGGTTGCACCCTCTCCCACGCCGCGCTCGACCTGAGGGTCGGCGGCACTTTCCACTATGCGATGCGTATGCCCGACGGGCACGAGATGTGGGGGAAGTGGACGTTTCGCGAGATTGCCGCCCCGTCAAGACTGGTACTGATCAGCTCATTCTCGGACGCAAAAGGCGGCATCACGCGTCATCCCCTGTCAGCCGACTGGCCGCTGGAAATGCTATCCACGACGACATTCGAGGCACAGGGAGACAAGACCAGACTCACCATACGCTGGTCACCCTGGAACGCCACCGAACAAGAACGCGCCACCTTCAACGCGGCACTCAACAGCATGGAACAAGGCTGGGGCGGGACGTTCGCGCAACTCGATGCGTATCTGGAAAAACAAAGAACGAACACAGCGGACAGAGAGATCGTCATCAGTCGCGTCTTCGACGCCCCACGCGAACTGGTGTGGGAGGCGATGACCAAGCCCGAGCATGTCGTGCATTGGTGGGGACCGAATGGCTTTACCAACACGCTGGAGAAAATGGATCTTCGCGTGGGTGGAGTGTGGAAGCACATCATGCACGGACCAGACGGTACGGACTATCCGAACAACAGTGTGTTCACTGCCATCGTTGAACCTGAACGCATCGAGTTATGCAATGGAGGCACATATAAGGGCGATCCGAATGCGAATTTTGATGCGACATGGACGTTTGAGGTGTTGGACGGACAAACAAAAGTGACCATACATCTGGTCTTCCCTACAGCGGAAGCACGCAACATGGTGGTGGAGAAATATGGTGCGATTGAAGGCGGACACCAAACATTGGCACGTCTTGCAGGCTATTTATCAAAAGTCTGA
- a CDS encoding metalloregulator ArsR/SmtB family transcription factor has product MPVDRLSSTFAALADPTRRAILARLALGETSVAELAAPFSISPPAVTKHLKVLQRAGLITQGRQAQWRPCKLEAAPLQEAASFIEQYRQFWEQSFDRLDSYLQELQKQEQGKKTVRKNKKKA; this is encoded by the coding sequence ATGCCAGTCGACCGTCTCAGCAGCACCTTTGCGGCGCTCGCCGATCCCACCCGTCGTGCGATTCTTGCCCGGCTGGCGCTGGGTGAAACATCCGTCGCCGAACTGGCCGCCCCGTTCTCGATCAGTCCACCCGCCGTCACCAAGCATCTCAAGGTATTGCAGCGTGCCGGGCTCATCACCCAGGGCCGCCAGGCGCAATGGCGTCCGTGCAAGCTGGAAGCCGCACCGTTACAGGAAGCAGCCAGCTTCATCGAGCAGTACCGCCAGTTCTGGGAACAGAGCTTCGACCGTCTGGACAGCTATCTGCAGGAACTGCAAAAACAGGAACAGGGAAAGAAGACCGTTCGCAAGAACAAGAAAAAGGCATGA
- the adh gene encoding aldehyde dehydrogenase, protein MIYAAPGSAGAKISFKKQYDNFIGGKWVAPVKGQYFDVITPITGKPYTKAARSGAEDIELALDAAHAAADKWGKTSITDRSNVLLKIADRIEANLELLAYAETVDNGKAIRETLNADIPLTIDHFRYFAGCLRAQEGSLSEINETTIAYHFHEPLGVVGQIIPWNFPILMAAWKLAPAIGAGNCVVLKPAESTPISILILADLIADLLPPGVLNIVNGLGREAGMPLATSKRIAKIAFTGSTTTGRVIAQAAANNLIPATLELGGKSPNIFFADVMDKDDGFLDKAIEGLVLFAFNQGEVCTCPSRALIHESIYDKFMERVLKRVAAIKQGNPLDTDTMMGAQASKEQLTKILSYLDVGKQEGAKVLAGGGQAHLGGDLEGGYYVQPTLFKGHNKMRVFQEEIFGPVLAVTTFKDEAEALAIANDTLYGLGAGVWSRNGNVAYRMGRAIKAGRVWTNCYHDYAAGAAFGGYKESGIGRETHKMMLDHYQQTKNLLVSYSEQKLGFF, encoded by the coding sequence ATGATTTACGCAGCCCCCGGTAGCGCCGGTGCCAAAATTTCTTTCAAGAAGCAATACGACAACTTTATCGGCGGCAAGTGGGTTGCCCCGGTCAAAGGTCAATATTTTGACGTCATCACCCCGATCACAGGCAAGCCCTACACCAAGGCTGCGCGTTCCGGTGCCGAGGATATTGAACTGGCGCTCGACGCAGCGCATGCCGCAGCCGACAAGTGGGGAAAGACCTCAATTACGGACCGCTCCAATGTGCTGTTGAAGATTGCCGATCGCATTGAAGCCAACCTGGAACTGTTGGCTTACGCTGAAACAGTAGACAACGGTAAAGCCATCCGCGAGACGCTGAATGCCGATATTCCTTTGACCATCGATCATTTCCGTTATTTTGCCGGCTGTTTGCGTGCCCAGGAAGGCAGCTTGTCTGAGATCAACGAGACAACTATCGCCTATCACTTCCATGAACCGCTGGGCGTGGTCGGCCAGATCATTCCTTGGAATTTCCCCATCCTGATGGCAGCTTGGAAACTGGCGCCAGCCATCGGTGCCGGTAACTGCGTGGTGCTGAAACCGGCCGAGTCCACCCCGATCAGCATCCTGATCCTGGCTGACCTGATTGCCGACCTGCTGCCGCCCGGTGTGCTGAACATCGTCAACGGTTTGGGACGCGAAGCAGGTATGCCGCTTGCCACCAGCAAGCGCATCGCCAAAATCGCCTTTACCGGTTCCACCACAACTGGGCGCGTCATCGCCCAAGCCGCAGCGAACAACCTGATTCCTGCAACACTGGAATTGGGCGGCAAGTCGCCCAACATTTTCTTTGCCGATGTCATGGACAAGGATGACGGCTTCCTGGACAAAGCGATCGAAGGTCTCGTGCTGTTTGCCTTCAACCAAGGCGAAGTGTGCACCTGCCCATCGCGTGCGCTGATCCATGAATCCATATACGACAAGTTCATGGAGCGTGTACTCAAGCGCGTTGCCGCCATCAAGCAGGGCAATCCGCTCGACACCGATACCATGATGGGCGCCCAAGCATCGAAAGAACAGCTGACCAAGATTTTGTCCTACCTTGATGTCGGCAAACAGGAAGGTGCCAAAGTGCTGGCGGGCGGCGGACAGGCTCACCTGGGTGGCGATCTGGAAGGCGGATACTACGTGCAGCCGACGTTATTCAAAGGTCACAACAAGATGCGCGTCTTCCAGGAAGAAATCTTCGGACCGGTACTGGCCGTCACTACCTTCAAGGATGAAGCAGAAGCACTCGCTATCGCCAACGACACCTTGTACGGTCTCGGTGCAGGTGTGTGGAGCCGCAACGGCAACGTCGCTTACCGCATGGGCCGTGCCATCAAGGCCGGTCGTGTGTGGACCAACTGCTACCATGACTACGCAGCCGGTGCAGCATTCGGCGGCTACAAGGAATCCGGTATCGGACGCGAAACGCACAAGATGATGCTCGACCACTACCAGCAAACCAAGAACCTGCTGGTCAGCTACAGCGAGCAGAAGCTGGGCTTCTTCTAA
- a CDS encoding DUF779 domain-containing protein, with translation MVEKVIATEAALELIDFLKRKHGELMFHQSGGCCDNSAANCYLPGELTIGAGDEFLGEIGGCPFYISKSQYEYWKHTQLIIDVIEGRGGTFSLEGPEGKAFHTRSRVFTDAEWAELISSG, from the coding sequence ATGGTTGAAAAAGTGATTGCTACAGAAGCCGCACTGGAGCTCATCGATTTTTTGAAACGTAAACATGGCGAATTGATGTTTCATCAGTCAGGTGGCTGTTGCGACAACAGTGCCGCCAATTGCTATTTGCCGGGTGAGCTCACCATTGGTGCCGGAGACGAATTTCTGGGCGAGATCGGCGGCTGCCCTTTTTACATCAGCAAATCGCAATATGAGTACTGGAAGCACACCCAACTGATCATCGACGTGATCGAGGGGCGCGGCGGCACGTTTTCGCTGGAGGGGCCGGAGGGCAAGGCTTTTCACACGCGTTCGCGCGTGTTTACCGATGCCGAGTGGGCGGAGTTAATCTCTTCGGGTTGA